Proteins from a single region of Coregonus clupeaformis isolate EN_2021a chromosome 35, ASM2061545v1, whole genome shotgun sequence:
- the LOC123482605 gene encoding F-box/LRR-repeat protein 20, giving the protein MGKEVNGVSRSRFEMFSNSDEAVINKKLPKELLLRIFSFLDVVTLCRCAQVSRSWNVLALDGSNWQRIDLFDFQRDIEGRVVENISKRCGGFLRKLSLRGCLGVGDSALRTFSQNCRNIELLSLNGCTKITDSTCNSLSKFCPKLKHLDLASCTSITNLSLKALSEGCPLLEQLNISWCDQVTKDGIQALVRCCPGLKGLFLKGCTQLEDEALKHIGAHCPELVTLNLQTCSQITDEGLITICRGCHHLQSLCVSGCANITDAILHALGLNCPRLRILEVARCSQLTDVGFTTLARNCHELEKMDLEECVQITDGTLIQLSIHCPRLQVLSLSHCELITDDGIRHLGSGPCAHDRLEVIELDNCPLITDASLEHLKSCHSLDRIELYDCQQITRAGIKRLRTHLPNIKVHAYFAPVTPPPSVGGSRQRFCRCCILL; this is encoded by the exons AATCTTCTCCTTTCTGGATGTGGTGACACTCTGTCGCTGTGCCCAGGTCTCACGG TCGTGGAATGTGCTCGCCCTGGACGGCAGTAATTGGCAGAGGATCGACCTTTTCGACTTTCAGAGAGATATTGAG GGGCGAGTGGTGGAGAACATCTCAAAACGGTGTGGGGGATTCCTGAGGAAGCTGAGTCTGAGGGGCTGTCTGGGGGTCGGGGACAGCGCTCTGAG aacctTCTCCCAGAACTGCAGGAATATTGAGCTGCTTAGTTTGAATGGCTGCACCAAGATTACTGACAG CACATGTAATAGCCTCAGTAAGTTCTGTCCCAAGCTCAAGCACTTGGACCTCGCCTCCTGTACCTCAATCACCAACCTGTCACTCAAAGCACTTAG TGAGGGCTGTCCTCTGTTAGAGCAGCTCAACATCTCGTGGTGTGACCAGGTGACTAAGGATGGCATCCAGGCCTTGGTACGATGCTGCCCTGGACTCAAAGGCCTTTTCCTCAAGGGCTGCACACAG TTGGAGGATGAAGCACTGAAGCACATTGGGGCACACTGTCCAGAGCTGGTCACTCTCAACTTGCAGACGTGTTCG CAGATCACAGACGAAGGTCTCATTACTATATGCCGGGGCTGTCACCATCTGCAGTCCCTGTGTGTCTCAGGTTGTGCCAACATCACAGACGCCATCCTCCACGCCCTGGGACTGAACTGCCCCCGCCTCAG AATATTAGAGGTGGCTCGCTGCTCTCAGCTCACAGATGTGGGCTTCACTACGCTAGCAAGG AATTGTCATGAGCTGGAAAAGATGGACCTGGAAGAGTGTGTGCAG ATCACGGACGGCACACTTATCCAGTTGTCCATCCACTGCCCTCGTCTGCAAGTTCTG AGCCTATCTCACTGTGAGCTGATTACTGACGATGGCATCAGACATCTGGGCAGCGGGCCCTGTGCCCATGACCGGCTGGAGGTGATCGAGCTGGACAACTGCCCCCTGATCACGGACGCCTCGCTGGAGCACCTGAAGAGCTGCCACAGCCTGGACCGCATCGAGCTCTACGACTGCCAGCAGATCACCCGCGCAGGCATCAAGAGACTAAGG accCATCTGCCTAACATCAAAGTGCACGCGTATTTCGCCCCCGTCACCCCACCCCCCTCGGTCGGGGGGAGTCGCCAGAGATTCTGTCGCTGCTGTATCCTGCTATGA